In the genome of Sardina pilchardus chromosome 14, fSarPil1.1, whole genome shotgun sequence, the window tctcccccctcctccgcctTTGGTGCTTCCCAACCTTCTAGCTGCAGTGCATATCCTTAGCAATGAACAGATGCAGCATATTGGGTCTTGACATTTCCACAGTAATCCACTGACTCTAATAGAATATTCATGTTGTTTTAGCCAATATAAGTTGTGCAGATGTATAGTCCATCTGGAGCACACACCCATTGAACCAACAAAAGATAACAAAAATAGAGACTTTTGTGTAATTATTCCAAATTTTGTGTAGTCATTCTATATCGGAAaccctgacatacagtataatcaaATCGGTGTATTCTTATATCAACAGgttcacatacagtaagctTTTTAAtgtcagtatgcattttgggTAACCAAAAGATATGTGGAGTCACCATAGGCATATTGCCAAACACATGGACAGACCCTTACAAATAATGTGGTTAGTTCACAGATTTTTGTAACCCggtagaaaaaaacaacaacaacaatattcTAACCTCTGTAATTCTCTGTGTGCCAGTACAGCACACATTCATTCTGACTGTTTCATAATAAACTACAGGGTTTCCGCTTTCTAAAGAGGTCAAGCATTTGATGGTAGGCCAAAACAGGTGGGAGCAGTGCACTCTGAAGTAGGCACAGTGCAGTGTCGGGGGGAAATCCAAGAAATGTCTCATCCTAGATGAAGATTTATTATAAATACCACCACCAGTtatactgaaatataaatacCACCACCAGTTGAACTATATAGCTAGCCTGCATGTCAGGCAATATCATTTGCAGTATTACAACGAGCACATCGTAAGTGTAAGATACAAACATGAAGGTGACCTGAAACCATGAAGGTTTTTTAGGCATTCCATAAGGCCTACATCTAAAATCAACTCTACCTGCAACTCTACTGTACATACCATCCATTAACTTACACTTAAATATACACcaaaatatataaatgtatcTGTGATCAAAAAGGCCAtatttaggctatttatttaCTGGCCAAAGAGAGGCAAGGTGCTGGCTAAATTCATGTTTTGATTTTAATGAACTGTTACATAGATCCCTGCATTTCCTCAAGCCTCTTCGTCATTTTCCTCTTCGGGCAGGAGGCAGGTGCGAGCTATTGCGCCAGTGACCGCATACGGGTCACAGTTCGCGGAAGGTCGCCTGTCCTCGAAGTACCCACATTTATCCTGACCGACCTGACGCGGGATTCTGATACTGGCCCCGCGATTAGCCACGCCGGCAGAGAAGTCCTCAATGCTGGATGTCTCGTGCTTGCCAGTGAGGCGTCTCATGTTGTCCAGGCCACCACGAGGATCGTACACACGGATGTGCTCTTTGTGTTTGCTGCTGAGTTTCTCAATGGCGTCTTCAATGTGTCTGTCAAATAAAAGGATTGGTTTAGCATGTGAATATGGCTATGGATCAAGTACTGTAGATTATAATGGTTAGCcaatgtatttttttctgtgaacATAGTTCAAGATTGCATGCAATAGTGATATTGCTGTGAGTGTCAGTGACTTCGATATGATTTCACACTCACTGCagtcccccctcttctctcattGCTTCCGTGCTGAAGTTGGTGTGACAACCAGCACCGTTCCAGTTCCCTTTCATGGGTTTGGGGTCCAGAGAGGCAACCACCCCAAAGTCCTCACAGACCCGATGCAGCAGGAACCGGGCCATCCACAGATGGTCTCCCATGTCTATCCCCTCTGATGGACCAACCTGGAACTCCCACTGCAGGGAGAGGAACAGCAAAtcacaatcagaatcagaatcagaaacagaatcagaatcagctttattgaccaggtttgcgtaaacaaacaaggaatttgactccggttaatctttggtTTTAACGGATGCTTTCAATAACCTTTGGAGAATGTAAATGGGCAGGAAGATAGCAGGTATTACAAAGAGGAATGAATGATTGATCTACCATGAACTTCCAAATGACCTATCCAGAATGATCTAGTAGCATAAAACAtctaatatacagtatctatgaTATGTTCAGAAATCCTCATGTGTCTGCTTGAAATGAACTTTCTCCCTGCAAAGATGATGAATGCTTTTAACCTCTAGTCTGTCAGATGAGGTAATGATGACAGAGTGATCTACCTGTGAGGGCATGACTTCAGCATTGGTGCCACAGATCTTCACTCCGGCATAGAGGCAGGCCTTGTAGTGGCACTCTACAATGTCTCTGCCATAGGCACAGTTAGCTCCCACTCCACAGTAGTATGGTCCTGAAGAAGTTCAAGAGGTTCAAAATCAGTTTCAAATAGATATACAATGTTTGAATTAAGATATAAATGCATCTATTTATATATTATAAAATTatttatgcaaacacacaacagcatgtGCTAAAGCTAGGTGCACTATATTGCTCACTAGATACTGTATAAGctcactgaaaaaaagaaacaggatAAAACAGCAAATTTGATTTTTTCCTTGAATAAACTAGGTGCTTCAGTGGCCAATATGTGTCCATATGGAGATCAAAAGCATCATGATGATCCACCCACAGCAACTCTCCACATGCTCCTGAGAGCTGCTCTGCGTCATCACCCTTTTGTGACAGAGCTCTTCAGAAAATGACCctccactccgctccactcTGATTCATCATCAGGGAGCCACGCACTCACCCTGGGGCCCAGGGAAGCCATTTTCGGGCCAGCCGTACGGGTGTCCGTTTATCCCTAGGAGGGTGTACTCCTGCTCCATCCCGAACCATGGGTGCTCATCTTTGACCTTCTCCATCACCTGATTGCATTTGCGACGGTGGTTTGTCTCTGCATACAAAACAAGGATTGCAACAGTACTTAAGTATGAACGGGGAGCATCTGATGGCGAGTGTCTTCTGGACAGAAAAGATGCTACAGGACTACCATCTAACCAGATGTTGGACAATGTTGACTGAGATACAGTTTCAGTGAAAGGTGATTGTGAAGTAAGAGCACTCCACACTGCACTGTCCTCACTATAAAAGTAAACACAAGAGAAGTGTTGAGATGGAATTGCCTTTTACtgttagtacctgcaggctTGCGGTTATACTTGAGAACCTCACACAGGACAAGTTTGTTGGGGTCCAAGGTGAAGGGGTCCCTGAACATGCAGACAGGGATGAGAAACATGTCGCTGTTGGAGCCTTCTGCCTGGTCTGTGCTGGAGCCATCAAAGTTCCATTCAGGGATGTCTACAGCAAAGCAAGGCACACATGGAAGTGAGAAGGATTTCAGACCAGCGGTGTTATCTACGTGATACGCAGGAGGCAGGACTACACTGTATACTCACCGACAGTGAatagcatcaccatctcagtacacTCACTTAAAACAGGCAAGGGTACGTGtcaacatttggggttgatcacagtatacccactacagctaactactactgtacagtacatgtaagggataatcaacaacgcgccgtgcgtttataggaaaataatgcacgttcgaagtggtaataaggtcccgacgccgcagcaaactagactacaccacagtttCAGACATAAGAGTTCCAGTAAATACAGACAGGATGGAATGAAATATAAGCATGGGATAAATTTTGCCTCTCAACGTCTCTcttcgatcctcgatcctcgatgctcggtcctccaaggtcgtttccactgatctttaactaacactggattgactatcccattgttgccgccccatcattctttgtctagatcagtgggaacgaggaccgaggaaggaagggaggatgtaaaaaaaagatgaatgagaggcacccacagactcagaaagacagatagtgaaagtaaaacagaacacagaacagatATAGAAATGAAAGTAAAAGAGGTGGTAGACACCATTTGCTTCTGATGTAGCTTGGCACAAGGGATTATAACACCCACTAATGAATGATAGTAAGGAAATGGCTGAGTACCATAAACCAGTAAAGGTGATGATACATGGGCATCTCTGTGAGCAATGTTGtcgggcaaccacataaccagttccatttATTATGATTAGACGATTGTGATTTTCCTGTCATGTCATTGCCCAGCaatattgctcaaaaagttgccccATGCATCATCAGCTTTGATAATGCTTTCCCAAGATGTTCAAAGAGAGTTGAGGTAACCACCCCTGTCCCTTCAAGTGTGCTGTCCTCTTACCAGCGATGCTCTTGGGCTCTTCCTCCAGGGTTCGGGTCTTGTTCCGCAGGCCCTCCCCGGAGCCGTCGATCCACACATAGGTCACCTGGCAGTTCTTGCCCTGGGGAAGCGAGAGGTAGTGCTGGCGCAGGGTCTTAGGCAGGAGGGAGCTTTCCGACACAGACATGGCTGATCAGTGGAAGAGGACAGGTGATCCCCAGCAGCAGAGACTATGGATGGAAAAGAGAATGACGACTAAGTtgaggtgaccagatgtccgagaccaaaaccggggacataattcCAAaaatgtgggggaaaaaaacggggacgtattcagtttgactatcaatctgattaaAATAcgtacaagttttatcttcagcAAACAGGGAcatagtttttctgtattttcacaGAGATAGttaaccaaaaacggggacgtctggtcaccctacactAAGTAGTCAGCTATGATAAAAAAGCTGTGCTGAAGAaactgtagtgtagtggttaaggagctggactaGTATGCAGCAGTGTGaaaagttgttggttcaattctTGGCTTTCGCCTTTGTGTCCTTGGGCATGGCACTTAACCATGGCACtcgagttgctccagggacaatggccTTTGCGATGTAATTGTCATATGGATGTTTCTTTGTCTAGAAGCATAGAGTGAATGAACAGTGGAAGAGGAGTTACATGTTTTCTTTGGCTAAATAAAGACCAGCAGTGCTACAGTATTCCGAATCAGTTGTAACAATCTTACTACACACGCAGGCAGGCCAGTTACAATTGTCCAATTTGGAGATTGGAGGCGTGTACAGGAATTTGTGTCAGATAAGACTACACAAAAGAGTATGACATGGTTTCTGCTACAAGACAGATGTTGACAGATCATCTCTCTCGTTGGAATTCTCACTCGCCAGgtcagagagggggaaaaacatgTCACTCAAAATATTGCACTAAAACAGTGCATTAACAGGGCTATATGAAGTTAAGTAATTTTCC includes:
- the LOC134101122 gene encoding glutamine synthetase-like, coding for MSVSESSLLPKTLRQHYLSLPQGKNCQVTYVWIDGSGEGLRNKTRTLEEEPKSIADIPEWNFDGSSTDQAEGSNSDMFLIPVCMFRDPFTLDPNKLVLCEVLKYNRKPAETNHRRKCNQVMEKVKDEHPWFGMEQEYTLLGINGHPYGWPENGFPGPQGPYYCGVGANCAYGRDIVECHYKACLYAGVKICGTNAEVMPSQWEFQVGPSEGIDMGDHLWMARFLLHRVCEDFGVVASLDPKPMKGNWNGAGCHTNFSTEAMREEGGLQHIEDAIEKLSSKHKEHIRVYDPRGGLDNMRRLTGKHETSSIEDFSAGVANRGASIRIPRQVGQDKCGYFEDRRPSANCDPYAVTGAIARTCLLPEEENDEEA